A portion of the bacterium genome contains these proteins:
- a CDS encoding response regulator has translation MMTPTKRALAASPPNVLVVDDAPANLELLAGILRERGIEPRPVLSGQQALMAALADPPDLILLDINMPEMNGFEVYERLKKEDALKDIPVIFITATDETADKVKAFSMGAVDYVTKPFRAEEVCARCETHLRLRNLQVKLADAVSELKATNVTLDQHVEQLRKLTAKVAQTDECERKRMSMILHDQLQQILVAAIIKVGLLDRLAPEKDFALAIREVRKLLDTMLTVSRSVTTDLFPPIIIDAGLVPGLRWLADWMCEKHGLLVVVTGDKAINVPESLRLLIFQTVRELLCNIVKHAKTTSAEVDLDLSAAALLRVVVTDHGVGFSPDVLAALFTSEGLGLFFLRERLACIGGTLDVATSSTQGAQVSITLPINRK, from the coding sequence ATGATGACACCCACCAAACGAGCTCTTGCCGCGTCCCCTCCCAATGTCCTCGTTGTGGATGATGCTCCGGCTAATCTGGAACTGCTGGCGGGGATTCTCAGGGAACGGGGGATTGAGCCGCGGCCGGTCTTGTCCGGTCAACAGGCCCTCATGGCTGCGCTGGCCGATCCGCCTGACCTCATTCTCCTGGATATCAATATGCCGGAGATGAACGGGTTTGAGGTGTATGAGCGCCTGAAAAAGGAGGATGCGCTGAAGGACATTCCCGTGATCTTTATCACCGCCACTGATGAAACAGCGGATAAAGTGAAGGCGTTTTCCATGGGGGCGGTGGATTACGTGACCAAGCCGTTCCGGGCGGAAGAGGTGTGCGCCAGGTGTGAGACCCATTTGCGGCTACGGAACCTTCAAGTCAAACTGGCTGACGCCGTGAGTGAGTTGAAAGCGACGAATGTCACCTTGGATCAGCATGTGGAGCAGCTCCGGAAACTGACGGCAAAGGTAGCGCAGACGGACGAATGTGAACGCAAGCGCATGTCGATGATCCTCCATGATCAACTTCAGCAAATTCTTGTGGCGGCCATTATTAAGGTCGGTTTGCTGGATCGTCTGGCACCGGAAAAGGACTTCGCGCTGGCCATCCGGGAAGTCCGCAAGTTGTTGGATACGATGCTCACTGTGTCGCGATCTGTGACCACGGATTTATTCCCCCCCATTATTATCGACGCTGGACTTGTTCCGGGTTTGCGCTGGCTCGCCGACTGGATGTGTGAAAAACACGGCCTGCTGGTGGTCGTGACCGGAGATAAAGCCATCAATGTTCCGGAATCCCTCAGGCTTTTGATATTTCAGACTGTACGTGAGCTGCTCTGTAATATTGTTAAGCATGCTAAAACCACCAGCGCGGAGGTGGATCTGGATCTATCTGCGGCCGCGTTACTCCGCGTCGTCGTCACCGATCATGGGGTGGGGTTCTCCCCCGATGTGTTGGCGGCTCTCTTTACCTCCGAAGGCCTCGGATTATTTTTTCTACGTGAACGACTGGCTTGCATCGGGGGCACGCTCGACGTGGCGACGTCTTCCACGCAGGGCGCGCAGGTCTCAATAACACTACCTATAAACCGGAAATGA
- a CDS encoding response regulator: MMNKTLPPPNVLIVDDAPANLELLAGILRERGIEPRPVLSGKLAILAAQADPPDLILLDINMPEMNGFEVYERLKADAAFKGIPVIFITALMETADKLKAFSMGAVDYVTKPFQADEVCARVETHLRLRKLQLDVETYNNHLEELVQKKIKEISRSQMATIFALAKLAESRDSNTGQHLERVQTLSRILACELRGMPQYASIITDLYLENLYQAAPLHDIGKVGISDAILLKPGKLSPAEFDEMKRHAVFGAETLKAVQAEYPGNSFIEMGIDIAQSHHEKFDGSGYPCGLKGGAIPLSASIVAVADVYDAMRSQRPYKSALSHAEATDFIIQSGGKHLSPDIVAAFARRAGDFEALYPSGERSLC, encoded by the coding sequence ATGATGAATAAAACCCTTCCGCCGCCCAACGTCCTGATTGTAGATGATGCACCCGCTAATCTTGAGTTGCTTGCGGGAATTCTCAGGGAACGGGGGATTGAACCGCGGCCGGTCCTGTCCGGTAAACTGGCCATCCTGGCGGCGCAGGCCGATCCGCCAGACCTCATTCTCCTGGATATCAATATGCCGGAGATGAACGGGTTTGAGGTGTATGAGCGCCTGAAAGCGGACGCCGCGTTCAAGGGTATCCCCGTCATCTTCATCACCGCACTCATGGAGACGGCCGATAAACTGAAGGCATTTTCGATGGGGGCGGTGGATTATGTGACCAAGCCCTTTCAGGCCGACGAGGTGTGCGCGCGTGTGGAGACCCACCTCCGCCTGCGGAAACTTCAACTCGACGTGGAGACCTATAATAACCACCTTGAGGAGCTTGTTCAGAAAAAAATCAAGGAGATCTCCCGCTCCCAGATGGCCACCATCTTTGCGCTGGCGAAACTGGCGGAATCACGCGATAGCAATACCGGTCAGCACCTAGAGCGGGTTCAGACCTTGAGCCGGATTCTGGCCTGCGAACTGAGGGGAATGCCGCAGTATGCCAGTATCATCACGGATCTTTACCTTGAGAACCTCTATCAGGCCGCTCCGCTCCATGACATCGGCAAGGTCGGGATTTCGGACGCCATTCTTTTGAAACCCGGAAAGCTGTCCCCTGCCGAATTTGACGAGATGAAGCGCCATGCCGTGTTCGGTGCTGAAACACTCAAAGCGGTTCAGGCCGAATATCCCGGTAATTCCTTCATTGAAATGGGAATCGACATCGCGCAGTCTCATCATGAGAAGTTCGATGGATCAGGGTATCCCTGCGGGTTGAAAGGCGGGGCCATACCGCTTTCCGCTTCCATTGTGGCTGTGGCGGATGTCTACGATGCCATGCGGTCACAGCGCCCTTATAAGTCGGCCCTGTCCCATGCCGAGGCCACTGATTTTATTATTCAAAGCGGCGGCAAGCACTTGAGCCCTGACATCGTGGCGGCCTTTGCCCGACGGGCGGGCGATTTCGAGGCCCTGTACCCCTCCGGGGAACGGAGCTTGTGCTAA